In a single window of the Acyrthosiphon pisum isolate AL4f chromosome X, pea_aphid_22Mar2018_4r6ur, whole genome shotgun sequence genome:
- the LOC100168796 gene encoding ELAV-like protein 3 isoform X9, translating to MMQNGMDSLPHNGSIHTSSTNSHASQGNSLNEESKTNLIVNYLPQTMTQEEIRSLFSSIGEVESCKLIRDKVTGSLPSGQSLGYGFVNYHRPEDAEKAINTLNGLRLQNKTIKVSFARPSSEAIKGANLYVSGLPKHMTQQDLENLFSPYGRIITSRILCDNMTDMFTVRQFVGNTGGDHSPSISKGVGFIRFDQRIEAERAIQELNGTVPKGSTESITVKFANNPSSNKAVPALAAYLTPQGARRFAAGPIHHPTGRFRYSPLAGDLLANSMLPGNSMNGSGWCIFVYNLAPETEENVLWQLFGPFGAVQSVKVIRDLQTNKCKGFGFVTMTNYDEAVVAIQSLNGYTLGNRVLQVSFKTNKGKGDASSLLMSLADSLTDC from the exons atgatGCAAAACGGAATGGATTCACTACCACATAATGGTTCAATACATACCTCAAGTACAAATTCTCATGCATCACAAGGAAATTCCTTGAATGAAGAAAGTAAAACCAAccttattgtaaattatttacctcAAACAATGACTCAAGAAGAAATTAGATCACTATTTTCTTCAATTGGTGAAGTTGAAAGCTGTAAACTTATTAGAGATAAAGTCACAG GATCTCTTCCATCAG gcCAAAGTTTGGGCTATGGTTTTGTTAACTACCATCGACCAGAAGATGCAGAAAAAgcaattaatacattaaatggactaagattacaaaataaaacaattaag gtaTCATTTGCAAGACCTAGTAGTGAAGCAATTAAAGGGGCTAATTTGTATGTCAGTGGTCTTCCAAAACATATGACTCAACAAGaccttgaaaatttatttagtcCTTATGGTCGGATAATAACATCAAGAATTTTATGTGATAATATGACTG ATATGTTCACAGTGCGACAATTTGTAGGAAATACTGGAGGTGATCATTCGCCGT CAATTTCAAAAGGTGTTGGTTTTATAAGATTTGATCAAAGAATTGAAGCCGAACGAGCAATTCAAGAATTAAATGGAACTGTTCCCAAAGGTTCAACAGAATCAATTACTGTGAAGTTTGCCAACAATCCTAGTAGCAATAAAGCAGTACCTGCATTAGCAGCTTATTTAACTCCTCAAGGAGCTCGAAGGTTTGCTGCTGGCCCTATTCATCACCCTACTGGGCGCTTCAG ATACTCACCATTAGCCGGTGATCTGTTAGCAAATTCCATGTTACCTGGTAATTCAATGAATGGATCTGGCTGgtgcatatttgtgtataacTTGGCACCGGAAACAGAAGAAAATGTATTGTGGCAACTATTTGGTCCATTTGGTGCTGTACAGAGTGTTAAAGTCATTAGAGATTTGCAAACAAACAAATGCAAAGGATTTGGATTTGTCACTATGACTAATTATGATGAAGCAGTTGTTGCCATTCAATCTCTTAATGGATATACGTTAGGCAACCGTGTACTTCAAGTATCGTTCAAAACCAATAAAG gcAAAGGAGATGCATCCAGTTTGTTAATGTCTCTTGCTGATTCATTAACTGACtgttaa
- the LOC100168796 gene encoding ELAV-like protein 3 isoform X10, protein MMQNGMDSLPHNGSIHTSSTNSHASQGNSLNEESKTNLIVNYLPQTMTQEEIRSLFSSIGEVESCKLIRDKVTGQSLGYGFVNYHRPEDAEKAINTLNGLRLQNKTIKVSFARPSSEAIKGANLYVSGLPKHMTQQDLENLFSPYGRIITSRILCDNMTDMFTVRQFVGNTGGDHSPSISKGVGFIRFDQRIEAERAIQELNGTVPKGSTESITVKFANNPSSNKAVPALAAYLTPQGARRFAAGPIHHPTGRFRYIPLSPLSRYSPLAGDLLANSMLPGNSMNGSGWCIFVYNLAPETEENVLWQLFGPFGAVQSVKVIRDLQTNKCKGFGFVTMTNYDEAVVAIQSLNGYTLGNRVLQVSFKTNKGKGDASSLLMSLADSLTDC, encoded by the exons atgatGCAAAACGGAATGGATTCACTACCACATAATGGTTCAATACATACCTCAAGTACAAATTCTCATGCATCACAAGGAAATTCCTTGAATGAAGAAAGTAAAACCAAccttattgtaaattatttacctcAAACAATGACTCAAGAAGAAATTAGATCACTATTTTCTTCAATTGGTGAAGTTGAAAGCTGTAAACTTATTAGAGATAAAGTCACAG gcCAAAGTTTGGGCTATGGTTTTGTTAACTACCATCGACCAGAAGATGCAGAAAAAgcaattaatacattaaatggactaagattacaaaataaaacaattaag gtaTCATTTGCAAGACCTAGTAGTGAAGCAATTAAAGGGGCTAATTTGTATGTCAGTGGTCTTCCAAAACATATGACTCAACAAGaccttgaaaatttatttagtcCTTATGGTCGGATAATAACATCAAGAATTTTATGTGATAATATGACTG ATATGTTCACAGTGCGACAATTTGTAGGAAATACTGGAGGTGATCATTCGCCGT CAATTTCAAAAGGTGTTGGTTTTATAAGATTTGATCAAAGAATTGAAGCCGAACGAGCAATTCAAGAATTAAATGGAACTGTTCCCAAAGGTTCAACAGAATCAATTACTGTGAAGTTTGCCAACAATCCTAGTAGCAATAAAGCAGTACCTGCATTAGCAGCTTATTTAACTCCTCAAGGAGCTCGAAGGTTTGCTGCTGGCCCTATTCATCACCCTACTGGGCGCTTCAGGTATATTCCACTCTCCCCTTTATCCAG ATACTCACCATTAGCCGGTGATCTGTTAGCAAATTCCATGTTACCTGGTAATTCAATGAATGGATCTGGCTGgtgcatatttgtgtataacTTGGCACCGGAAACAGAAGAAAATGTATTGTGGCAACTATTTGGTCCATTTGGTGCTGTACAGAGTGTTAAAGTCATTAGAGATTTGCAAACAAACAAATGCAAAGGATTTGGATTTGTCACTATGACTAATTATGATGAAGCAGTTGTTGCCATTCAATCTCTTAATGGATATACGTTAGGCAACCGTGTACTTCAAGTATCGTTCAAAACCAATAAAG gcAAAGGAGATGCATCCAGTTTGTTAATGTCTCTTGCTGATTCATTAACTGACtgttaa
- the LOC100168796 gene encoding ELAV-like protein 3 isoform X11: MMQNGMDSLPHNGSIHTSSTNSHASQGNSLNEESKTNLIVNYLPQTMTQEEIRSLFSSIGEVESCKLIRDKVTGQSLGYGFVNYHRPEDAEKAINTLNGLRLQNKTIKVSFARPSSEAIKGANLYVSGLPKHMTQQDLENLFSPYGRIITSRILCDNMTDMFTVRQFVGNTGGDHSPSISKGVGFIRFDQRIEAERAIQELNGTVPKGSTESITVKFANNPSSNKAVPALAAYLTPQGARRFAAGPIHHPTGRFSTGKTMLAINKGLQRYSPLAGDLLANSMLPGNSMNGSGWCIFVYNLAPETEENVLWQLFGPFGAVQSVKVIRDLQTNKCKGFGFVTMTNYDEAVVAIQSLNGYTLGNRVLQVSFKTNKGKGDASSLLMSLADSLTDC; encoded by the exons atgatGCAAAACGGAATGGATTCACTACCACATAATGGTTCAATACATACCTCAAGTACAAATTCTCATGCATCACAAGGAAATTCCTTGAATGAAGAAAGTAAAACCAAccttattgtaaattatttacctcAAACAATGACTCAAGAAGAAATTAGATCACTATTTTCTTCAATTGGTGAAGTTGAAAGCTGTAAACTTATTAGAGATAAAGTCACAG gcCAAAGTTTGGGCTATGGTTTTGTTAACTACCATCGACCAGAAGATGCAGAAAAAgcaattaatacattaaatggactaagattacaaaataaaacaattaag gtaTCATTTGCAAGACCTAGTAGTGAAGCAATTAAAGGGGCTAATTTGTATGTCAGTGGTCTTCCAAAACATATGACTCAACAAGaccttgaaaatttatttagtcCTTATGGTCGGATAATAACATCAAGAATTTTATGTGATAATATGACTG ATATGTTCACAGTGCGACAATTTGTAGGAAATACTGGAGGTGATCATTCGCCGT CAATTTCAAAAGGTGTTGGTTTTATAAGATTTGATCAAAGAATTGAAGCCGAACGAGCAATTCAAGAATTAAATGGAACTGTTCCCAAAGGTTCAACAGAATCAATTACTGTGAAGTTTGCCAACAATCCTAGTAGCAATAAAGCAGTACCTGCATTAGCAGCTTATTTAACTCCTCAAGGAGCTCGAAGGTTTGCTGCTGGCCCTATTCATCACCCTACTGGGCGCTTCAG caCTGGAAAGACCATGCTAGCCATAAACAAAGGCTTACAGAG ATACTCACCATTAGCCGGTGATCTGTTAGCAAATTCCATGTTACCTGGTAATTCAATGAATGGATCTGGCTGgtgcatatttgtgtataacTTGGCACCGGAAACAGAAGAAAATGTATTGTGGCAACTATTTGGTCCATTTGGTGCTGTACAGAGTGTTAAAGTCATTAGAGATTTGCAAACAAACAAATGCAAAGGATTTGGATTTGTCACTATGACTAATTATGATGAAGCAGTTGTTGCCATTCAATCTCTTAATGGATATACGTTAGGCAACCGTGTACTTCAAGTATCGTTCAAAACCAATAAAG gcAAAGGAGATGCATCCAGTTTGTTAATGTCTCTTGCTGATTCATTAACTGACtgttaa